The proteins below are encoded in one region of Dama dama isolate Ldn47 chromosome 21, ASM3311817v1, whole genome shotgun sequence:
- the LOC133042372 gene encoding ribosomal protein eL22-like, producing the protein MVPKKDKKPKKSTWKFNLDLTHSVEDRIFDSGNFEQFLREKVKVNGKTGNLGNVVHIERFKNKIIVVSKKQFSKRYLKHLTKKYLKKNSLRDWLRVVASDKETYELRYFQISQDEDESESED; encoded by the coding sequence ATGGTGCCGAAGAAAGACAAGAAGCCTAAGAAGTCAACCTGGAAGTTTAATTTGGACCTTACTCATTCAGTAGAAGATCGAATTTTTGATTCTGGAAATTTTGAACAGTTTTTGCGGGAGAAGGTTAAAGTGAATGGAAAAACTGGAAATCTTGGGAACGTCGTTCACATTGAACGCTTCAAGAATAAAATCATAGTCGTTTCTAAGAAACAGTTCTCTAAAAGGTATTTGAAGCACCTTACCAAGAAATACCTTAAAAAGAACAGTCTTCGTGATTGGCTTCGTGTGGTTGCATCTGACAAGGAGACTTATGAGCTTCGTTACTTCCAGATTAGTCAAGATGAAGATGAATCTGAGTCTGAGGACTAG